One genomic region from Balaenoptera musculus isolate JJ_BM4_2016_0621 chromosome X, mBalMus1.pri.v3, whole genome shotgun sequence encodes:
- the LOC118888936 gene encoding THO complex subunit 7 homolog: MEALTDHEVIRKRLLFDGDGAGDDQRINLLVRRFIKWCNSGSQEEGYSQYQRMLSTLYQCEFSMGKTSLMYDMNLREMENYEKIYKEIECSIAGAHEKIAECKKQIPQAKRIRKNREEYDALAKMIQRHPDRHETLKELEALGKELEHLSHIKESVEDKLELRRKQFHVLHSTIHELQQTLENDEKLSEVEEAQETSMETDPKP; this comes from the coding sequence ATGGAAGCCCTGACTGACCACGAAGTCATACGGAAGCGTCTCCTATTTGATGGAGATGGCGCTGGAGATGATCAGAGAATTAATCTACTAGTGAGACGTTTCATTAAATGGTGCAACTCTGGATCCCAGGAAGAGGGATACAGCCAGTACCAACGTATGCTGAGCACACTGTACCAATGTGAATTTTCAATGGGCAAAACTTCGCTGATGTATGATATGAatctcagagaaatggaaaattatgaaaaaatttacaaagaaatagaatGTAGCATTGCTGGAGCACATGAAAAAATTGCTGAGTGCAAAAAGCAAATTCCTCAAGCAAAACGAATACGAAAAAATCGCGAAGAATACGATGCACTGGCAAAAATGATCCAGCGTCATCCAGACAGGCATGAGACATTAAAGGAACTAGAGGCTCTGGGAAAAGAACTAGAGCATCTTTCACATATTAAAGAAAGTGTTGAAGATAAGCTAGAATTGAGAAGGAAACAGTTTCATGTTCTTCATAGTACCATCCATGAACTTCAGCAAACACTGGAAAATGATGAAAAGCTCTCAGAAGTAGAAGAAGCTCAAGAAACAAGCATGGAAACTGATCCTAAACCATAG